TTCGCCTCGAAGTCGACCTGGCCGACCTCGTGGTGGGCGGCCGTGACGTACGCGCAGGGCGGCTTCTCGTTCCATCTCTTCTGGAAGAAAGCCGCCTTGCGGACGTAGATCTCGCTCCCCACCGCGTTGGTGTGGAAGGTGACCTCCAGGTGCTGCGGGCGGTCCGAGCGGGTCGCGGCCTGCGAGTCGATCAGGCGGAAGCTCTGCCGCAGGGAGAAGTGGCGCTCGGCGCGCGGAATGTCGCCCAGTTCGTCGATCTGCGCGCTGCTGCAGCTGTAGCCCGCGGCGGCGAAGGCGTCGAGGACGGTCTCGTGCAGCGGCGTCGCGCCGACGCGCAGGGGGTCGCTGTCCGTCCGTTCCTCGATGCCGTCGGCCTCGACCTCGGTGTACGCGGCCAGCCGCACCCCGTCGAGCCGCTTCCCGTGCACCTCGGAGACGGGGGTCTCCCACTTCAGCCGGTACTCGAGCGACACCCGCCGCTCCTGGCCCTTCCCGACGGTGAGCGTGCCGGTGCCGAGGAAGAGCGAGAACACGTAGCCCGAATCCGTGTCCACCTCTGCGTTCTTGCCGAGCGCGGGCGACGTGTTGGCGACGAGCTTCACCTTCACGACCCGAACCCGCACGTCACGTTCGGGTGCGCGCAGCACGACCTCTCCGCGCAGCAGGCCGCCCGGCTGCACCGGCTCGTCGGGTATGACGGTGTCGACCATCAACGGAATCCCGCTGCTGTCCCCGCCCTTGCCCCACAGTCTCTTGAACACCATGGGCGCAGGCTAACGGCCGTCGGCTCCGCGGGGTACGCCCCGCTTCTGGCACAGTCCGGAGTCGATTCCGTACAGAGGGGCATCAGTTGTGAACATTCTGTGTACGATCCGGGTCACTTGACTACCGCTCAGGAGCCTCCGTGTACCCGCCGCCCCACCCGTACCAGCCCGCCCCGATGCCCGTCCGGCGGCGCTGGTGGCAGCATCCCGCCCTGATCATCACCCTGTTGGTGATCCTCCCGCCGGCGGGCATAGCCCTGACCTGGACGAGCCGGTGGGGTCGGACGCAGAAGATCGTCGCGACCGTCCTGTCGGGCCTGTGGTTCCTGCTGTTCGCCCTGAGCGACCCGCCGGAGGAGAAGGGCGGGACCGACCCCAAGCCGGCCACCTCGGCCACGGCGACCCCCACGCCCGGGGCCACCACCGAGCCGACCCCGACGACGGCTCCCACGACGGAGCCCACGCCGACGCCCGAGCCCACGTCCGCGACGCCCGTGCCGACGACCGAGGCGCCGACGCCCACCCCCACGCCCAAGCGCACCCCGGCGCCGCGCCCGTCGACCCAGCAGCCGGAGACCGCCGAACCCAGCGCGACGGCAGACGAGTCGAACGTCTACTACGAGAACTGCACGGCCGTCCGCGCCGCCGGCGCCGCCCCCATCCACCGAGGCGACCCGGGCTACAGCAGGAAGCTGGACCGCGACGGCGACGGCGTGGCCTGCGAGGGCTGAGCCACGCCGAGACGTTCTCCGACGGCCCGCTCCTCCTCGGAGGGCGGGCCGTCGGCCGTCCCCCGAATCATGCAAGCATGCTTGATTGTTTTCCGGGGTACTGACAAGGTCTCCCCAAGTACCGCCCGCAGCAGCGATCCTGAGCAGCGATCCTGGCGATCACCTTCCACCTCTCCCAGGGGGCCAGCATGGTGTTCCACAGCGCGTACGAGCCCGTTCCCACCGTCTCCCTCCCCATCCACGACGCCGTCCTCGGGCGCGCCGCCGCATGGGCGGACACGCCCGCGCTGATCGACGGGGCCGGGGAGCTCAGCCTCACGTACGGGCAGGTCGACGCGTTCCACCGGAAGGTCGCCGCCGGGCTCGCCGAGGCCGGGGTGCGGAAGGGCGACGTCCTCGCCCTGCACAGCCCCAACACCGTGCTGTTCCCCATCGCCTTCTACGCCGCCACGCGCGCGGGTGCCGCCGTCACCACCGTCCATCCGCTCGCCACGCCCGAGGAGTTCGCCAAGCAGCTCCGCGACTCCTCCGCACGGTGGATCGTGACCGTGTCCCCGCTGCTCGCCGCCGCCCGCGCCGCCGCCGAACTCGCCGGCGGGATCGAGGAGATCCTCGTCTGCGACCGGGCCGACGAGGGGGAGGGCGTGCGGTCGCTCCAGGACTTCCTCGGCTCCACCGGGCCCGTACCCGATGCCGACCTCGACCCCGAGCAGGACGTGGCGGCGCTGCCGTACTCCTCGGGGACCACCGGCACACCCAAGGGCGTGATGCTCACCCACGCCTCCATCGCCACCAACCTGGCGCAGCTGGAGCCCGTCATCCCGATGGGCCCCGGCGACCGGATCCTCGCCGTCCTCCCCTTCTTCCACATCTACGGGCTCACCGCCCTCATGAACGCGCCCCTCCGCTCCGGCGCCACCGTCGTCGTCCTGCCCCGCTTCGAGCTCGACACCTTCCTCGGCGCCATCCAGAAGCACCGCATCAACGGGCTGTACGTCGCCCCGCCGATCGTCCTCGCCCTCGCCAAGCACCCGGCCGTCGCCGACTACGACCTGTCCTCCCTGGAGTACATCGTCAGCGCCGCCGCCCCCCTCGACGCCGCCCTCGCCGAGGCCTGCTCGGCCCGGCTCGGCCTCCCGCCGGTCAGCCAGGCCTACGGGATGACGGAGCTGTCGCCCGGCACCCACGTCGTCCCGCTCGACGCCCCGGCGCCCCCGCCCGGCACCGTCGGCAGGCTCCTGCCCTCCACCGAGATGCGGATCCTCTCCCTCGACGACCCCGCCAAGGACGCCGCGCCCGGCGAGGAGGGCGAGATCGCCATCCGCGGCCCCCAGGTCATGAAGGGCTACCTCGGCCGCCCCGACGCCACCGCCGCCATGATCGACACCGACGGCTGGGTGCACACCGGCGACATCGGCCGCGTCGACGGGGACGGCTGGCTCTTCGTCGTCGACCGCGTCAAGGAACTCATCAAGTACAAGGGCTTCCAGGTCGCCCCCGCCGAACTCGAAGCGCTCCTCCTCACCCACGAGGGCATCGCCGACGCCGCCGTCATCGGCGTCACCGACACCGACGGCACCGAGATCCCCAAGGCCTTCGTCGTCCGCCAGCCCGCCGCACCCGGCCTCACCGCCGAGGACGTCATCGCCCACGTCGCCGCCCGGGTCTCCCCGTACAAGAAGGTCCGCGCCGTGGAGTTCATCGACACCGTGCCCCGGGCAGCGTCCGGGAAGATCCTCCGAAGGGAACTGAGGGACCGCGCATGAGCCAGCCGCTGATCGACGTCACCGAGGAGCGGGGCATCACCACCCTCGCCCTGGACTCCCCGCACACCCGCAACGCGCTCTCCGCCCCGCTCGTCGCCGAACTCGCCGACGCGCTCACCGCCTGCGGCAAGGACCCGGCCGTCCGGGCCGTCGTCCTCACCCACACCGGCTCCACGTTCAGCGCCGGCGCCGACCTGAAGGCCCCGCCCAGCCCGTACGCCTTCGTCGACCTGCTCCGGCAGATCGTCGAGCTCCCGAAACCCGTCGTCGCCCACGTCACCGCCGGCAGCCACACCCGCGCCGGCGGCCTCGGCCTGCTCGGCGCGGCCGACATCGTGGTGGCGGGGGAGGGAGCGGACTTCGCGCTCACGGAGGTACGGATCGGGGTCGCGCCCGCCGTCATCTCGCTCACCCTGCTCCCCCGGCTGGAACCGCGCGCGGCCGCCCGGCACTACCTTACGGGCGAGCGGTTCGGGGTCCGCGAGGCCGTCGCGATGGGTCTGGTGACGGCCGGGGCGGAGGAACTCGACACCATCCTCGACTCCCTCCGCGCCGGCTCCCCGCAGGGCCTGCGGGAGGCGAAACGACTGGTCACCGCTAGAGTCCTGGAGACCTTCGAACGCGACGCGGAGGACCTGGTGCAGAGGTCGGCCACGCTCTTCGCCTCCGCCGAGGCGCGCGAGGGGATGACGGCCTTCCTCGAACGACGGGACCCCGCATGGCGGCTCTGACCGCGCCCAAGCCCGACCGGAACCCCAAGCAGGACCGCAGCCGTGCCACCCGGCAGCGGCTGCTCGAAGCCGCCGTGTCCTGCCTCGCCGAGCACGGCTGGGCCGGCTCCACGGTCGCCGTCGTCGCCGAACGCGCCGGCGTCTCCCGGGGCGCCGCCCAGCACCACTTCCCCACCCGCGAGGACCTGTTCACGGCGGCGGTCGAGTACGTCGCCGAGGAGCGTTCGCAGGCGCTGCGGGCGGTCCGCACGGACGACCGCGAACAGGCCGTCGCCGCCCTCGTCGGCCTCTACACCGGGCCCCTCTTCCGGGCCGCGCTCCACCTGTGGGTCGCCGCGTCCGGCGAGGAGCAGCTCCGCGAGCGGGTCACCGAGCTGGAGGCCCGCGTCGGCCGCGAGTCCCACCGCGTCGCCGTCGAGGTCCTGGGCGCCGACGAGTCACGGCCCGGCGTCCGCGAGACCGTCCAGGGCCTCCTGGACATGGCCCGCGGCCTGGGCCTCGCCACCCTCCTGACGGACGACCGCGCCCGCCGGGAACGGGTGGTGTCCCAGTGGGCGCGGCTGGTGAGCGAGGCGCTGAGCGACTAGGGCCGGTCCTTCGGATCGGGCCCGCGACCCGGCATGCCCCGAAAGACAGGCCCTGGAGGCCAGGGGGCGGCCCGGATCAGACGCCCGGAATGGCGCGCGCCCGGAAGGCGTCCCGTACGGCCGCGGCGGCCTGCGTCCCGTACATCTTCTGCGCCGTCGCGACCGTCGTCAGGGCCGCGTCCTTGAAGCTGGTGTCGGCGGCGAAGCCGAACTGCGCGTTCACGATGATCCGGTCGGCCGTGCGGGCGCCGAGCTTGTTCCGGATGTCGAAGAGCGCGCGGGACCAGATCTCGCCGTCCGCGTGCACCTCGCCCGCCCAGTCCGCGTAGGTCTTGGTGCCGTCGATCCGGCGCAGGCAGTGCGGGGCCGCGCTGTAGCCGGTCGAGTCCCAGTCGGCGACGCAGGCCAGGTCGGTCTTCATCGGCCAGCCGTACTTGGAGACCGCGTTCGTGCCGACCTCCACCGCCAGGTAGTCGCCGAAGGCCTCGCCGATCGCGCCGGCCTCCGCGGAGGTGCCGAAGCCGGGGACCTGGGCGTTGTGCACCGCGTGGCCGTACTCGTGGACGATCACCTCGGCGTCCTCGGCGTCGTCCACGCCGCCCTTGCCGAAGCGGATCTCGGCCTTCTTGTCGGTGAAGAAGGAGTTGTCGGCACCCCACTGGTTGAGGCGGACCGGCTGCACCCGGTCGTTCGCCCCGCGCAGCTCGGAGCCGAAGCCGAGGCCCTGGAGGTACTCCTGCGCCTCGTTGACCCAGAAGTACGCCATGACCTGCTCGAACTCGTCGTCCGAGCGGTCGAACGAGGCGGCGTCGGCCGCCTTCGCGGGGTTGCCGGTCTCCGAGCGGACGGCGGCCCACTTCCCCGACAGGGCGCCGCTCGCGTCGAGGTT
This is a stretch of genomic DNA from Streptomyces sp. R44. It encodes these proteins:
- a CDS encoding sporulation protein; protein product: MVFKRLWGKGGDSSGIPLMVDTVIPDEPVQPGGLLRGEVVLRAPERDVRVRVVKVKLVANTSPALGKNAEVDTDSGYVFSLFLGTGTLTVGKGQERRVSLEYRLKWETPVSEVHGKRLDGVRLAAYTEVEADGIEERTDSDPLRVGATPLHETVLDAFAAAGYSCSSAQIDELGDIPRAERHFSLRQSFRLIDSQAATRSDRPQHLEVTFHTNAVGSEIYVRKAAFFQKRWNEKPPCAYVTAAHHEVGQVDFEAKVRQWIDEVAALPEEREDPRLAQYDLGRPSVWWET
- a CDS encoding M4 family metallopeptidase — its product is MTRRTSRGLVAAAAVTVATATAALLPSAGASAATAPQARVFMVNPVQSSGDQSLTDHKDAVSDVPASAYATVALRNLDASGALSGKWAAVRSETGNPAKAADAASFDRSDDEFEQVMAYFWVNEAQEYLQGLGFGSELRGANDRVQPVRLNQWGADNSFFTDKKAEIRFGKGGVDDAEDAEVIVHEYGHAVHNAQVPGFGTSAEAGAIGEAFGDYLAVEVGTNAVSKYGWPMKTDLACVADWDSTGYSAAPHCLRRIDGTKTYADWAGEVHADGEIWSRALFDIRNKLGARTADRIIVNAQFGFAADTSFKDAALTTVATAQKMYGTQAAAAVRDAFRARAIPGV
- a CDS encoding TetR/AcrR family transcriptional regulator, which codes for MAALTAPKPDRNPKQDRSRATRQRLLEAAVSCLAEHGWAGSTVAVVAERAGVSRGAAQHHFPTREDLFTAAVEYVAEERSQALRAVRTDDREQAVAALVGLYTGPLFRAALHLWVAASGEEQLRERVTELEARVGRESHRVAVEVLGADESRPGVRETVQGLLDMARGLGLATLLTDDRARRERVVSQWARLVSEALSD
- a CDS encoding enoyl-CoA hydratase family protein; protein product: MSQPLIDVTEERGITTLALDSPHTRNALSAPLVAELADALTACGKDPAVRAVVLTHTGSTFSAGADLKAPPSPYAFVDLLRQIVELPKPVVAHVTAGSHTRAGGLGLLGAADIVVAGEGADFALTEVRIGVAPAVISLTLLPRLEPRAAARHYLTGERFGVREAVAMGLVTAGAEELDTILDSLRAGSPQGLREAKRLVTARVLETFERDAEDLVQRSATLFASAEAREGMTAFLERRDPAWRL
- a CDS encoding AMP-binding protein, whose protein sequence is MVFHSAYEPVPTVSLPIHDAVLGRAAAWADTPALIDGAGELSLTYGQVDAFHRKVAAGLAEAGVRKGDVLALHSPNTVLFPIAFYAATRAGAAVTTVHPLATPEEFAKQLRDSSARWIVTVSPLLAAARAAAELAGGIEEILVCDRADEGEGVRSLQDFLGSTGPVPDADLDPEQDVAALPYSSGTTGTPKGVMLTHASIATNLAQLEPVIPMGPGDRILAVLPFFHIYGLTALMNAPLRSGATVVVLPRFELDTFLGAIQKHRINGLYVAPPIVLALAKHPAVADYDLSSLEYIVSAAAPLDAALAEACSARLGLPPVSQAYGMTELSPGTHVVPLDAPAPPPGTVGRLLPSTEMRILSLDDPAKDAAPGEEGEIAIRGPQVMKGYLGRPDATAAMIDTDGWVHTGDIGRVDGDGWLFVVDRVKELIKYKGFQVAPAELEALLLTHEGIADAAVIGVTDTDGTEIPKAFVVRQPAAPGLTAEDVIAHVAARVSPYKKVRAVEFIDTVPRAASGKILRRELRDRA
- a CDS encoding excalibur calcium-binding domain-containing protein; protein product: MYPPPHPYQPAPMPVRRRWWQHPALIITLLVILPPAGIALTWTSRWGRTQKIVATVLSGLWFLLFALSDPPEEKGGTDPKPATSATATPTPGATTEPTPTTAPTTEPTPTPEPTSATPVPTTEAPTPTPTPKRTPAPRPSTQQPETAEPSATADESNVYYENCTAVRAAGAAPIHRGDPGYSRKLDRDGDGVACEG